Proteins from a genomic interval of Verrucomicrobium sp.:
- a CDS encoding glycosyltransferase family 9 protein, with the protein MSRILILRTDHLGDAILTTPLIRSLAKAGHAVELVLPDAWLPLFSGNPHLAALHGLQAVAGDWKRHWLRLARWIRSGRYDVLILPHARPWQLPLVSLFSGVSCRVAMWGGVWGRLTFHHCLRSGILDRPRPYADILLDCARLLGAPPQGLESEIYPQSPPLETPHRIALHPGSGGNACNFGPMDYQTLARWFLDETDWDIVLTGTDSEKNLLAEWDPKLLTHPRLSNQVGALSLEEMARLLPTLALFISPSTGPLHMAASLGVPTLTPFCSRPDVSPRVWGNPRPNGFSMEAPSGACQAVPAGSHCRFAGKIDLRDFFEAALRAASRTPGAAC; encoded by the coding sequence ATGTCCCGCATCCTCATCCTCCGGACCGATCACCTGGGGGACGCCATCCTGACCACCCCCCTAATCCGCTCCCTGGCCAAAGCGGGCCATGCCGTTGAGCTGGTTCTCCCGGATGCCTGGCTTCCGCTTTTTTCCGGCAACCCCCATTTGGCGGCGCTTCACGGCCTGCAAGCCGTTGCCGGAGACTGGAAGCGGCATTGGCTGCGGCTGGCCCGGTGGATCCGCTCCGGCCGTTACGACGTCCTGATTCTTCCCCATGCCCGGCCTTGGCAGCTGCCCTTGGTCTCCCTCTTCTCCGGCGTATCGTGCCGCGTGGCTATGTGGGGCGGAGTCTGGGGACGGCTTACCTTTCACCACTGCCTGCGCTCCGGCATCCTTGATCGCCCCCGCCCGTATGCCGATATTCTCCTGGATTGCGCCCGCCTCCTAGGAGCCCCCCCCCAAGGCCTTGAGAGCGAAATCTATCCCCAAAGCCCCCCGCTCGAGACGCCGCACCGCATCGCCCTTCACCCCGGCTCCGGCGGCAACGCCTGCAACTTTGGCCCCATGGATTATCAGACATTGGCGCGATGGTTCTTGGACGAAACCGATTGGGACATCGTCCTGACCGGAACAGATTCCGAGAAGAACCTCCTGGCGGAGTGGGATCCCAAACTCCTGACCCACCCCCGCCTCTCCAATCAAGTCGGCGCCCTCAGCCTGGAGGAAATGGCGCGGCTTTTGCCGACCCTCGCCCTCTTCATTTCTCCCAGCACCGGCCCCCTGCACATGGCGGCTTCCCTGGGCGTCCCCACCCTGACTCCTTTTTGCTCCCGCCCCGATGTTTCTCCCCGCGTTTGGGGCAATCCCCGCCCGAACGGCTTCTCCATGGAAGCGCCATCCGGAGCCTGCCAAGCCGTGCCCGCCGGAAGCCATTGCCGCTTTGCGGGGAAAATCGATCTGCGAGATTTCTTTGAGGCGGCCCTGCGCGCCGCAAGCCGCACGCCGGGAGCCGCATGTTAA